CGCCCTTGCGGTTCGATTCCGGGGAGCCGATCGGCGCCTACCGCATTGTCAACCCGCTGGCTTTCGAAGCCGCCTGGCGCGGTGCTGCGCCGGAGCAGGAGAGGGCGAGGCTGATCCCGGAGGGCTGGTTCGACGCCTGGGTCGAGGTCACGCTGGCCACCGACCCTGCTTCGTCTACCGCGGGGGCGATCCGTGCGCCCTCCGGTGCCGTGCTGGACGTCCGGCAGCACTGGACCGCCGGCAATCCGCTCTACGACCCGGCGGCGATCGCCAATCCCGTCCTGCTGGTCTGCGCCGAATGGGATGTCGATGTGCGGTTCGACATGGCGCAGGATCTGTTCACCCGGCTTACCGGTGCGCGGTACAAGCGGCTGGTGGAGATCGGTCAGGCGACGCATATGGTGCTGATGGAAAAGAACCGCGGACAGGCGTTCGACGCGGTCATCCGGTTCCTGGACGAACAGGCCGAACCCGCCGCCTGAGCACAGGCGAGCCGTTCATCAGTCAAGAAGTTTTGAGGGCCGTCTCGCTCCATGGCGAGGGCGGCCCTCGTTGCCTTAAACCGGATGATTAAAAAATGGATCCGGCCGTCCCGCCGGCCCGCGCTTGACTAACGGCAAATTTCTGATAGTCTGATGAGATACGACTGACATGTTAGAATTCATTCAGTCGTCAATCCAGAAAATCTGCGGGAGGAAACTGATGAGGAACAAGATTCCCTATCGGTGGGTCGTGGCGATCGTGCTCTTCGTCGCCTACAGCATCCAATATCTCGACCGGGTGAAGTCGAGCGTCCTCACCCCGGCGATCGCCCAGGATATCGGTCTGACGACGGCCGACATCGGGACCGGCGCCTTTCTCATGCTGCTGTTCTATGGTCCGGCACAATATATCTCGGGCCTGCTCACCGATCGTTTCGGTGCCAAGAAGATCCTGCTTTTCTCAGTGGTCGCGTGGTCGGTGATGACGGCTTGGATGGGGCTGATCCAGTCCCGTGACGAGTATCTGCTGCGCATGGCGACGTTTGGCTTTCTCGTCGGCACCGAGTATGTGCCCTCCGCCCGCATCCTGATGCGCTGGTTCAACAAGCAGGGGCGCGCACGGGCACAGGCACTGTTGTCCTGGGCCTGGATTCTGACGCCCGCCTGGGCCAGCGTCTTCGCCACCCATCTGGCGCAGGTGTCCGGCGATTGGCGGCTGGTCTTCTACGTCACCGCCGCCTGCGGTGTCCTGCCGCTGGCTCTGATCGGTCTGATGGTTTTCGACCGGCCGGAACAGTATCCCAAGATTACGCCGGACGAACTCGACCACGCCTACCGCGATGAGATCGAGGAGGGGGTGATCAAGAAGGGTGAGTACGGCGACGCCCGGAATACGATCCTTCGCAGCAACACGATCACGTTCGTCCAGTTCTTCCGCAATCCCAGCTATGTCGCGGTGGTCTTCGTCGACATCGTGATGCAGGTGACCCTCTACGGCGCCCTGACCTGGATTCCGCTGTATCTGTCCGACGTGTTCCACTTCAAGCTTCAGACGATGGGGTGGTGGAGTTCCCTCTATTTTCTGGCCGGCGCGGTCGGCAGCTTCACCTCGTCCTATCTGTCGGATCGCGTGTTCCACGGCAACCGCCGCATCATGATCATGACCTGCTTCATCGGTCTGGCGCCCTTCGTCTTCCTACTGGCGACCCTGCAGAGCGCCGATCCGGTTCTGCTGGCGGTCGCGCTGTGCGGCATGGGGTTTTTCGGGAACATGGCATGGGGCCCCTTTCTGGCCGTGCCGGCGGAAATCTTCACCCCTGAGGTTTATGGCAAGGCGATGGGGTTCGTGAACGGTGCCGGATACTTCGTCGCCGCATTCAGCGCGAAGATCTTCGGTGCCCTGGTGGTGGTGACGGCTGCGGGCAAGGATTACTCGAACGGTTGGTACTTCATCGGGGTCTGCGTCCTGCTCGGCATCGTCGCCGCCAGCTTCATCCGTCCCCGGCTGCAACGGGAAGGAGGGATCCAAGGGCGGCCGGCTCCTGCGCGCGCCTGACGGCGGGTTGTCCATACCGCCTCATATTCTCCTGTACGAGGCGGCACTTGTGGCCGAGCGGTCTCCGCTCGGCCATTTTTCATGGAACCCTGATGTTGAGGAGAATCAAAGGTTTCAAGACACCGAACCGGGGTTTCGACGGACTTTAGAAATCGCGCGACAGGGCGCGGCGCGTCAGCCGGTCGAGGAAATCGATGAAGCCCTGTGTCGCTTCGACGGCGCGCTCTTCCGACGATTCCGCGATGGCGGTCAGGATCTTGGCGTGCAGGTCGGCGGCTTCCGTGAAGCTGTCGGTGTCCTCGATGTAGGCGTACCAGAAGCGCCGCGAGAGCGCCAGGACACCCCTTGCGGTTTGCGCCAGCATGCCGTTGTGGGCAGCCGCGGTGCGGATTTCATGGATGGCGCGGTTCGTCGTGAGATAGAGAGAACGGTTTCCGGTCGCGGCCGCCTGCCGGATGACCGCGGCCAGCCGCAGCATTTCCGACCGTTCCGCTTTGGTGGCGCGCCGGATCGCCAGCCGGGACATCAGCAGTTCCAGCGGCAGGCGGACCTCCAGCAGTTCCAGTTGCTTCATGACGTCCACCGGGGTAACCAGCGCGCCGCGGCGCGGGTGAATCTCGATGAAGCCTTCGAGCTTCAGCCGTTGCAGCGCCTCGCGGATCGGCGTGCGTCCGCATCCCAACTCTTCGGCCAGCCGGTTCTCAGAAATCATCGATCCCGGAGGCAGCGCCCGCGTGACGATCATCTCCTCGATCCGCTGATACGCCGTTTCGGCGATCGACGCCGCTTCCTGATCCACCTTGATCTCGTCCCCCATCAGGCTCTCCGTCTCCCGGTTCCGCACGGCAATCCCGCACGACGATTCCACGCTGGTCCACTTTGGCGATCCAGCTTGACAATATTGCGCCCCATCTGATATGTCACATGCATACTAATCGAGCATCAATCGGCGTTGCCCCAGGATCATCAGTTTCGATCGCCGGGCCGCCGCGACCTCTCTCCAGCAATACGGACATCCCATGATCGGAATCGAAAAGACGGGGCGCGTCTGCGTCATCACGCTCGACCGGCCGAAGCGGCGCAATGCGCTGGGCGAGGAGGTCATGAAGGGGCTTGCCGCCGCGCTGCGGGCGGCGGAGCAGGACCCCGATGTCGGGGCCGTCGTCCTGACCGGAGCGCCTCCGGCCTTCTGCGCCGGCAGCGACCTGAAGGAACTCGGCGGCCAGTCGATCGCCGCCATGTGCGGGCACGAGGCGGAAACGGCGGCCATCGCCCGGACCATCGC
The Azospirillum sp. TSA2s DNA segment above includes these coding regions:
- a CDS encoding GntR family transcriptional regulator; this encodes MGDEIKVDQEAASIAETAYQRIEEMIVTRALPPGSMISENRLAEELGCGRTPIREALQRLKLEGFIEIHPRRGALVTPVDVMKQLELLEVRLPLELLMSRLAIRRATKAERSEMLRLAAVIRQAAATGNRSLYLTTNRAIHEIRTAAAHNGMLAQTARGVLALSRRFWYAYIEDTDSFTEAADLHAKILTAIAESSEERAVEATQGFIDFLDRLTRRALSRDF
- a CDS encoding MFS transporter, producing the protein MRNKIPYRWVVAIVLFVAYSIQYLDRVKSSVLTPAIAQDIGLTTADIGTGAFLMLLFYGPAQYISGLLTDRFGAKKILLFSVVAWSVMTAWMGLIQSRDEYLLRMATFGFLVGTEYVPSARILMRWFNKQGRARAQALLSWAWILTPAWASVFATHLAQVSGDWRLVFYVTAACGVLPLALIGLMVFDRPEQYPKITPDELDHAYRDEIEEGVIKKGEYGDARNTILRSNTITFVQFFRNPSYVAVVFVDIVMQVTLYGALTWIPLYLSDVFHFKLQTMGWWSSLYFLAGAVGSFTSSYLSDRVFHGNRRIMIMTCFIGLAPFVFLLATLQSADPVLLAVALCGMGFFGNMAWGPFLAVPAEIFTPEVYGKAMGFVNGAGYFVAAFSAKIFGALVVVTAAGKDYSNGWYFIGVCVLLGIVAASFIRPRLQREGGIQGRPAPARA